The Candidozyma auris chromosome 1, complete sequence genome includes a region encoding these proteins:
- the SSC1 gene encoding Hsp70 family ATPase, whose protein sequence is MLSARNSAKNAFKRFVRHQSNGAPGGPVIGIDLGTTNSAVAVMEGKIPKIIENSEGGRTTPSIVAFTKEGERLVGIPAKRQAVVNPENTLFATKRLIGRRFEDQEVQRDIKQVPYKIIKHENGDAWLEVRGSQYSPQQIGGFVLNKMKETAESYLGKTVKNAVVTCPAYFNDAQRQATKDAGKIVGLNVMRVVNEPTAAALAYGLEKKEGEVVAVFDLGGGTFDISILDIGAGVFEVKSTNGDTHLGGEDFDIAIVRNIVQTFKKESGIDLESDRMAIQRIREAAEKAKIELSSTVSTEINLPFITADASGPKHINQKITRSQFESLVEPLVKKTVEPCKKALKDAGLSTSDVSEVILVGGMSRMPKVMETVKSIFGKEPSKAVNPDEAVAMGAAIQGGILAGEVKDVVLLDVTPLSLGIETMGGVFARLISRNTTIPAKKSQIFSTASAGQTSVEIRVFQGERELTRDNKLIGNFTLSGIPPAPKGVPQIEVTFDIDTDGIIKVSARDKATNKDASITVAGSSGLSDAEIEKMVQDAEKFAESDKAKRESIESANRADQLCNDTENSLNEFKDKIESADADKLKEQIASLREIAVKAQAGEEVDATELKNKTEELQNESLKVFEKLYKSNNENENNNNSGNESSEQK, encoded by the coding sequence ATGTTGTCCGCAAGAAACTCCGCCAAAAATGCGTTCAAGCGTTTCGTGCGCCACCAGTCCAACGGTGCTCCAGGTGGCCCCGTGATTGGTATCGACTTGGGTACCACCAACTCCGCTGTTGCGGTGATGGAAGGTAAGATCCCCAAGATCATCGAAAACTCCGAGGGTGGCAGAACTACTCCATCCATCGTTGCCTTCACCAAGGAGGGTGAGCGTTTGGTGGGTATCCCAGCCAAGCGTCAGGCTGTTGTGAACCCAGAGAACACTCTTTTCGCCACCAAGAGATTGATTGGTAGAAGATTTGAGGATCAGGAGGTCCAGAGGGACATCAAGCAGGTGCCAtacaagatcatcaagcacGAGAACGGTGACGCCTGGCTCGAGGTCCGTGGCTCCCAGTACTCCCCTCAGCAGATtggtggttttgttttgaacaagatgaaggagaCCGCCGAGTCCTACTTGGGTAAGACCGTCAAGAACGCCGTGGTCACCTGTCCTGCCTACTTTAACGATGCTCAGAGACAGGCCACCAAGGATGCCGGTAAGATTGTTGGCTTGAACGTCATGAGAGTCGTCAACGAGCcaactgctgctgccttgGCCTACggtttggagaagaaggaaggtGAGGTTGTTGCCGTGTTCGACTTGGGTGGTGGTACTTTCGATATTTCCATCTTGGACATTGGTGCAGGTGTCTTCGAAGTGAAGTCCACCAACGGTGACACTCACTTGGGTGGTGAGGATTTCGACATTGCCATCGTCAGAAACATTGTTCAgactttcaagaaggagtctGGTATTGACTTGGAGTCCGACAGAATGGCTATCCAGAGAATCAGAGAGGCTGCTGAGAAGGCCAAGATTGAGTTGTCTTCTACCGTCTCTACCGAGATCAACTTGCCATTTATTACTGCTGACGCCTCTGGTCCTAAGCACATCAACCAGAAGATCACTAGATCTCAATTTGAGTCTCTCGTTGAGCCTTTGGTCAAGAAGACCGTTGAGCCATGTAAGAAGGCCTTGAAGGACGCTGGTTTGTCTACCTCCGATGTTTCTGAGGTCATCTTGGTTGGTGGTATGTCCAGAATGCCAAAGGTCATGGAGACCGTCAAGTCTATTTTCGGCAAGGAGCCATCTAAGGCTGTCAACCCAGATGAGGCTGTTGCTATGGGTGCCGCTATCCAGGGTGGTATCCTTGCTGGTGAGGTTAAGGATGTTGTCCTTTTGGATGTCACCCCATTGTCCTTGGGTATTGAGACTATGGGCGGTGTCTTCGCTAGATTGATCTCTAGAAACACCACCATTCCAGCCAAGAAGTCTCAGATCTTCTCTACCGCCTCTGCCGGTCAAACCTCTGTTGAGATCAGAGTATTCCAGGGTGAGAGAGAATTGACCAGAGacaacaagttgattgGTAACTTCACCTTGTCTGGTATCCCACCTGCTCCAAAGGGTGTTCCTCAGATTGAGGTCACCTTCGACATCGACACTGATGGTATCATCAAGGTCTCTGCTCGTGACAAGGCTACCAACAAGGACGCCTCCATCACCGTTGCTGGCTCTTCTGGTTTGTCTGACGCCGAGATTGAGAAGATGGTTCAGGACGCCGAGAAGTTCGCTGAGTCTGACAAGGCTAAGAGAGAGTCTATTGAGTCTGCCAACAGAGCTGACCAGTTGTGTAACGACACTGAGAACTCTTTGAACGAAttcaaggacaagatcGAGTCTGCCGACGCTGACAAGCTTAAGGAGCAGATCGCCTCTTTGAGAGAGATCGCTGTCAAGGCCCAGGCTGGTGAAGAGGTTGATGCCACtgagttgaagaacaaaacCGAGGAGTTGCAGAACGAGTCCTTGAAGGTTTTCGAGAAGTTGTACAAGAGCAACAACGAGAAcgagaacaacaacaacagcgGCAACGAATCTTCTGAACAGAAGTAA
- the DIP5 gene encoding dicarboxylic amino acid permease: MRDYEKQVDSDDAISRHTAEYNLSVVMSNPQLKSQTGEDQKLRKALEARHLSMIAIGGALGTGLLVGTGTALRTAGPAAIFITYSLIGFVVFMVLSALGEVATFIPLADGFAGYCRRYVDEALGFACGWVYLFKYILLPPNQLVAGALVMQFWISKDRVNPGVWIAVFLVIITAVNILGVRFFGEIEFWLSSVKVITCLGLIILMLCIALGGGPTHDRLGFRYWKDPGAFKEYTESSRDLYIGGATGRFVAFVAVLVTTIFAYTGSELVGITFAECARPRRAIPKAIKLTFYRIVVFYICSVLLLGMCVSSSDPRLLGASGNTASASPFVIAITNAKIKGLDHVINACILIFVLSAANSDMYICSRTIYGLAVAGYAPHFFSKTNKKGVPLYGIALCFAFCLLGFMTTSSSAAEIFQHFVNVVSLTGLITWTCILFLHMRFMKALKAQGYKRKTDLVFRSPFQPFGTYFAFCVCCFLILAKNFTVFLGKDFPYKTFITGYIVLPVFIFLYFFWKFYKKTRLIPPAEVDLDTFRDVVDYEEEQFQAKDEEEKAIREAQGNPKDLKWFYHKIFGWIF; the protein is encoded by the coding sequence ATGAGAGATTACGAGAAACAGGTCGATAGCGATGACGCTATCTCGCGTCACACGGCTGAGTACAATTTGCTGGTGGTGATGTCGAACCCTCAGCTCAAGAGCCAGACTGGCGAAGACCAGAAGTTGAGAAAGGCCTTGGAGGCAAGACACTTGTCGATGATTGCAATTGGTGGTGCGCTTGGAACCGGTTTGTTGGTTGGTACCGGTACGGCGTTGAGAACGGCGGGGCCAGCGGCCATTTTCATCACTTACTCGTTGATTGGGTTTGTTGTTTTCATGGTGTTGAGTGCCTTGGGTGAGGTTGCAACCTTCATTCCTTTGGCTGATGGTTTTGCTGGTTACTGTAGGAGATACGTTGACGAGGCGCTTGGTTTTGCATGTGGATGGGTCTACTTGTTCAAGTACATTTTGCTTCCGCCCAACCAGTTGGTCGCTGGTGCGTTGGTGATGCAGTTTTGGATCAGCAAAGATAGAGTGAACCCTGGTGTGTGGATTGCCGTGTTTTTGGTGATCATTACAGCGGTCAACATTCTCGGTGTGCGGTTTTTCGGTGAAATTGAATTTTGGCTCTCGAGTGTTAAAGTCATCACATGTCTTGGTCTCATCATTTTGATGCTTTGTATCGCTTTGGGCGGCGGTCCAACACACGACAGACTTGGTTTTAGGTACTGGAAAGACCCTGGTGCGTTCAAGGAATACACTGAATCGTCCAGAGACTTGTACATTGGCGGTGCTACTGGCCGTTTTGTTGCCTTTGTTGCTGTGCTTGTCACAACTATTTTCGCCTACACCGGTTCCGAATTGGTCGGTATCACTTTTGCCGAGTGTGCCAGACCAAGAAGGGCCATCCCCAAAGCAATCAAGTTGACTTTCTACCGTATTGTCGTTTTCTACATTTGCTCGGTATTGCTTTTGGGTATGTGCGTTTCTTCAAGTGACCCAAGACTTTTGGGGGCCAGCGGCAACactgcttctgcttctcctttCGTCATTGCCATCACAAACGCTAAAATCAAGGGCTTGGACCATGTCATCAATGCCTGTATTTTGATTTTCGTTTTGTCTGCTGCAAACTCCGACATGTACATTTGCTCGAGAACGATTTACGGTCTTGCTGTGGCCGGTTACGCCCCtcacttcttctccaagacCAACAAGAAGGGTGTGCCTTTGTACGGTATTGCCCTTTGCTTCGCCTTCTGTTTGTTGGGTTTCATGACAACGTCCTCGTCTGCTGCGGAGATTTTCCAACACTTCGTCAACGTGGTATCCCTCACCGGTTTGATCACCTGGACCTGTATTCTTTTCCTCCACATGCGTTTCATGAAGGCCTTGAAGGCCCAGGGATACAAGAGAAAGACCGACTTGGTGTTCCGCTCGCCATTCCAGCCGTTCGGAACCTACTTTGCTTTCTGTGTGTGCTGCTTCCTTATCCTTGCTAAGAACTTCACAGTGTTTTTGGGTAAGGACTTCCCATACAAGACATTCATCACAGGTTACATCGTTCTCCCTGtgttcatcttcttgtacttTTTCTGGAAGTTCTACAAGAAGACCAGATTAATCCCACCTGCGGAAGTCGACTTGGATACCTTCAGAGACGTGGTTGACTATGAGGAGGAGCAGTTCCAGGCAaaggatgaggaggagaaggctATCAGAGAAGCTCAGGGCAATCCTAAAGACTTGAAATGGTTCTACCATAAGATCTTCGGCTGGATCTTCTAA
- the APR1 gene encoding proteinase A → MKLSTTIVAVAAVLFGSTDAKKFSAKLNKIPVEESLDAFRFHEYTSALASKYMDAYAAAGYGGSFRDKQDVAKIPLVSEGGKHEAPLTNYLNAQYFTEIQLGTPGQTFKVILDTGSSNLWVPSKDCSSLACFLHSKYNHDESSTYKANGSEFEIQYGSGSMEGYVSEDTLAIGDLVIPKQSFAEATSEPGLAFAFGKFDGILGLAYDTISVNKIVPPIYNAINQGLLESPQFGFYLGDTNKNENDGGLATFGGYDESHFKGSLTWLPVRRKAYWEVSFDGIGLGDEYAELTSTGAAIDTGTSLITLPSALAELVNAKIGATKSWSGQYQVNCNTRDDLPDLTMTFSGYNFTLSPYDYTLEVSGSCISAFTPMDFPKPIGDLAIVGDAFLRRYYSVYDLKKDAVGLAPAK, encoded by the coding sequence atgaagttgtcCACCACCATCGTCGCCGTGGCAGCCGTCTTGTTCGGTTCCACCGACGCCAAAAAGTTCTCCgccaagctcaacaagatccCTGTGGAGGAGTCTCTCGACGCCTTCAGGTTCCATGAATACACCCTGGCGTTGGCCCTGAAATACATGGACGCCTATGCTGCCGCTGGCTACGGTGGCTCTTTCAGGGACAAGCAAGATGTGGCAAAGATTCCTCTCGTTTCTGAAGGGGGCAAGCACGAGGCTCCGCTCACCAACTACTTGAACGCCCAGTACTTCACCGAGATCCAACTCGGCACTCCGGGCCAGACCTTcaaggtgattttggacACAGGCTCTTCCAACTTGTGGGTGCCTTCCAAGGACTGCAGCTCCTTGGCTTGTTTCTTGCATTCCAAGTACAACCACGACGAGTCGTCCACGTACAAGGCCAACGGGTCTGAGTTTGAGATCCAGTACGGCTCGGGCTCTATGGAGGGCTACGTATCGGAGGACACCTTGGCCATTGGCGACTTGGTCATTCCCAAACAGCTGTTTGCGGAGGCCACTTCCGAGCCGGGATTGGCCTTTGCCTTTGGTAAATTCGACGGGATTTTGGGGTTGGCCTACGACACTATTTCTGTCAACAAGATCGTTCCTCCAATCTACAATGCTATCAACCAGGGTCTCTTAGAGTCTCCGCAGTTTGGCTTTTACCTTGGTGacaccaacaagaacgAGAACGACGGCGGCTTGGCCACGTTTGGAGGCTATGACGAGTCCCACTTCAAGGGCTCCCTCACTTGGTTGCCTGTTAGAAGAAAGGCCTACTGGGAAGTGTCCTTTGACGGTATTGGCTTGGGCGACGAGTACGCTGAGTTGACCTCCACTGGTGCTGCCATTGACACCGGTACCTCGTTGATTACTTTGCCATCAGCTTTGGCTGAGCTTGTCAACGCCAAGATCGGCGCCACCAAGTCGTGGTCCGGCCAGTATCAGGTGAACTGTAACACGAGAGACGATTTGCCCGACTTGACCATGACCTTCTCTGGCTacaacttcaccttgtCTCCATACGACTACACCTTGGAGGTGTCTGGCTCGTGCATTTCTGCCTTCACGCCAATGGACTTCCCCAAGCCAATTGGCGACTTGGCCATTGTGGGTGAtgctttcttgagaagataCTACTCAGTCtacgacttgaagaaggatgctGTGGGATTGGCCCCCGCCAAGTAA